The segment TGCTAATGAGAGATGGGAGCTGAGAAAGATGGGATGTTGTCAGCAGTTCCTGCATCAGAAATAAGAGATGCCTAAATGAGTGGATTGGTTGGTTGCTTGGATTAGACCACGTAAGTCtaattgaaaaacagtgctgagaAATCAGTAATACTCAAGTAACTGAAGAATGAGAGCTAAAATAGTGTTCTAGGTTGAGGAAATGACTGCGAGAGGGAATTCTTAAAACAAGAGTGAATGGTAGAAAGGGTAATTAGCGATTGAGGTAGGACACGTGTCTTGAGTATCTACCCTGGTTACTAGTTGTTGTTGCGGAAATATTTATGACTGTGTGCATTAGGTTAAGCTACTGTGGCTACATCCTAGTTGGTTTGTGATGACAGCATCATTTTGTTTAGATAGAccttatttttaagatgaatgTTTGTGCTTAGGAAGGATCATGATCTTGGGCGTTTAGAGCTGTGATGGTCCTAATGTCACGTTGCCTTGGATAGTGACAAATATTCTGGCAGTGACCTTTTCGTCTTGCAGTAAAGGCCAGCAGTTTAGAGTTCAGATATGTCTGATGTCATGTTAACTGTTGTCACTTGCTACGGAGGCTTCTCAGGATTACTACTCATTCTTTCTCCTACTGTGGTGTTTTCCAATCTGTCTTTGGTTTCCAGGGCCCCTAACTGTTCTCTGATGGAGATACAGATGGCTGTATAGTAATGTTTGCCTGCTGACAGCAGCCTTAGTCTTGCTCAGTTAGCTGTATCTCCTGAAGTAGTCTTCAGGCTGTAGTTGGAAGTCCATTCGTGACACTGCTGTAACCATGCATGGGGTATGGGATGTAGCCACTGCTCTTGCGCTTTTGGCTTTGGCTGCAGTGGTTTTCTATTCTTGTCGCGTGGTCGTTTTTGTTATTCAGAATAGGCTAGCTCTGCTCTAGAATgtagtttttcagaaaaagaggcAAACTTGTGATTATTTAACGTTGATTTAATGGGAAGCTTTCCATGTCATGGCAGAGGTTTTCAATAATTAGGTAATTAATCGCAGAGTGTGGAGCATGTTGGTGTAGCACGCTACAGGTTTGCTAGCAGAACATTTTGTATGAGTCCTTGCATTGTGTCATAAAGGTTTCGTAGACTTTAATTTTAAGGTTAGCATAAGCTTATGGCTAGGTGCTGATGAGGCTTCCTGGGCTGGTATGAACTCCTGATTTGCTGTCAGTGGGAATGGGGCATTTTTGCCATTGTGATTTAACTAACACATGATGAATTCAGAACATACACTGgtgaatatgttttttttttttacaactcAGAACTTCCCTTTCAGAGAAGGGAATGGGATAATTAATAACCTCATAGTAATCAGATGTTCATGTCAAATCTCTTACTTCATGATCTATATGAAGGAAGCCTGTTATGTTTCCTTCCCCCCACCTTTGTTTTAGCTGAGAAATAGGAAGAACTCTGCACCTGGTTAGCCTGATTTTCTTGAGTGTGCCTCTTAGAAGCAGCGTGCAGAGAAGGTCTCTCAGGATGCTCAGTAAAAGCTGTTATCGAGTGATTCAAGCAGATTTAACTTTCACATTAAAGCCTACTGCTCAGTGATAGGtgccaataaaaaaaaaaaaaacacaatgcaaACTGCCCCAAAAAcctgccttttgttttgttttgtaagatGTTTGCTTCAGGTTCCCTCACTTATGGTTTCCTATCTCTACTGGGAGAAGCTGTTTCAAATACTGACCTCATTGTGGCAATTATGTTGCAGCTTAAGATTGTCCTGTTCAACAAAAGCTTCAATCAGTGACTGTGGTTAACCTGGGAGAAGTCATTTGAGTCTGCTGAGCCAGGCAGAGAGTCCCTCTCTCCAAAGTAAAGAGACTGCAAGCTGTGACCTCTGGATcaacaaaatgtgatttaaTTTTGAGCAAACTAAAACATgttcttcttcttctgcagGTGAAGTTCTAAAAAACTTAAATAAGTTctacaagagaaaagaaatccaaaggCTAGGAACAGAAAATGGATTAGATGGTAAGAAGATGTTCtaggattttcttttatgtGGAATCTGGTTTTATTTGGATATGGCTATTAGTAGACTGGATCTTTCATGGTTCTCACAACAGTGCTTGGTTAGGTTGCCTCTGTCACTGGGTTCAAATAACCTTTAACTCACTTGCAATACTTCATGTGAAGGAATAGGTTTTTCGTGGaccatttcagtgttttgtttacAAATACGATGTTGTGATCCCACTCACATGCAGTTCTTCTTTTGCAGCTCGCCTGTTTCACCAAGCCTTTATAAGCTTTAGGAAATATATCATGGAATCCAGTTCTGTGAGTGCTGATTTGCATATTATTCTCAATGATATATGCTGTGGTGCAGGCAAGTATCTGGAGTGCTTGTAAgataaaatgtgctttttttccctgcttttgaCCTCTGTACTCACCTACCTATCTGTGAACCCCCCACCATGCTGTAAAAGAGGTTGAAAATCACTGCTTCCTCTTTAGAAATATCTGTGGGATATGGGAACATCCTATGGGATGTTCTGTCTTTTAACCTTCTGAAGTGGGAACAAAAGAGGTGGAGATCAAGGTGGAGGCAAGTGGAAGCCCATTGTTTTGTAGCAACTGTTCATTGCCGAAATGAAAACTGCACTGTTCAAAGCGTCATTTTGTCACTAGGGGGCACTTTGAGAGCTTTCTCCTGGCTTGAAAAACTTGGGAACACAGCTCTGTAACcgctttctctttctgtgtgGCACTAGTAAAAGGAAAtgttgcttgcttgcttgcttactGCTTTATGTGTTGTAATTAACAGCACTTAACCAAGGGGCGATGCTAGCTGGTAATAGCAGAAACAGCTTTCTCCAGGGTTTGAACTTAAGAACTTGAGCTGTATGTATGTTTTTAGTGACTGTAATTTAAGGCTCCACATCTGCTCTGCAAGCATTCAGAACAGTGAATGATGAACTTGGATCTCTTTTCTGAATTGATcttttgtgtttgatttttattttactcacGTAGGGGTTGGGTTCTCAAAATTCTGAAATAGGAACCCAAGTCTTTGTGGCTTCAGGAATCTATAAACTATTCCGGAAgtcctctgctttcctctgtttaTCAAGAAACACATTCTAGAAGCTTCATCTCCTTCCAAGGCAGCACAtgaatttaggaagaaaaagactCAAATCTTAGgacagaaaaaattatttctcaccCTGCTTTTTCATAGCTTCTTATCTTATGTAGAAGTTCTCTAGTCTTGAAGACTAGCAAGAGTGAATTAACTGAACTAAGGTATTTTTTCATGCTCTTTTGTGAGTGTGAACATACTCATGTTAGTTTACCTTTTTCTACAGAGAGCCAGAAGCTGAAAGACTCACATAAGCATGTGGTGGAAGTAGCACTGAGTTTTTTCAGAATGTGTTATGAAGACACCAGCCTTCAGGCAAGCACATAAACTTACGTAGAAGCCTTTGTTTTCTAGGTCATGTGGACGATCTCTTTCCATTCTTCTTGCGACATGCAAAGCAGATCTTTCCGATGCTGGACTGTATGGATGATCTGCGCAAGATCAGTGATTTAAGGTTGCCACCCAACTGGTCAGTAAGTTTAAGTGACTGTGATATTCCTTCTCTCAGTGACTTAGAATTTCAAAGTCTGTGGACTAAAATTTTTTGATGGGTGTTTGTGTtatgttttcagtttcatttctttgtttttacaataGCTTGTGTCAGACATTCTTACCTGTGTTGCAAGATATATTGCAatcaattaaaaggaaaatatggtTAGATCAGTTATGAAAGTAACTGAGTTGGTATTGGCTCTCTAGAAAGCTGTCTTTTGGCTGTATCTGGGAATTAGTATGTTGGAACATTAAAATGTTAACGTGCGCAAAGAGAGAGACCGTAGTAGTGAGGGTCATTTTGAACACTGTGTGTGAATTTAAATATAACTGTTAGAAAGCATTGTATGATCAGTGCGATGAATATGTAAGACATGGGAACCTCTTTATGCTGGATGTATTTAGGAACTTGATCTTTCTATTTTCAGTGCCCACTAAAGTCTACTGATATGtaaattttaaagcttttaaataaatgtttaataataaataaatgttaaggAGTTTTACTTAAATCAGTATCCAGAACATCAGATATAGGTTCAACagatcttctttttttgtatgtgttttagGTATCCAGAAGCCAGGGCTATTCAGAGAAAGATAATATTCCATGCTGGCCCTACAAATAGTGGAAAAACATACCATGCTATCCAGAGATTTTTGTCAGCAAAATCTGGGATATACTGTGGTCCACTAAAACTTCTGGCTCATGAGATCTTCCAAAAGAGTAATGCTGCTGTCAGTATGTTATATTACTTATCCATACCCTTAGTGTTGGAATAATCTCATGAATgcatgtttgcattttcagtctggagaagaggaggctccggggagaccttatcactctctataaccacttgaagggaggttgtagtgagctgtagctcttgtaactagtgacaggatgagggggaatggcctcaagctgtgccaggggagatttaggctggacatcaggaaatactgcttttctgaaagagcggtcaggtgctggaatgggctgcccagggaggcggttgagtcgccatccctggaggtgttcaagaaacgtttagatgttgtgttgagagacatggtttagtggggttattggtggtaggtggatggttggactggatgatcttgtaggtcttttccaacctagctaattctatgattctatgatttgttaAGCGTTGTAACTGCTTGAAGTAGTCCACGAAGCAGCATTTTCAGTTggtattttctctctctgggtTCAGTACTATAAGATGTAATTTCTTGCAGAAATGGAGGAGGACATCTAATTAAGGATATTACCTCTTCAATATACCCTTCAGTCTGATAGAACTTAAATATAGGGCACAAGTCTCAAAATGCTGTGGAGTTATTTTCTGGATAGCTTTCAGAATACTGTCTTAGAAGCTGCTTAAAGAAACTATCTTTCCGCTTCGGGAAGAAGGTAATATTGTAATGAAGAAATTTAACATGAGTTTTCTGAATTCCTGTAGAATGTGCCATGTGATTTGGTGACAGGAGAAGAGCGTGTGTATGCCAGTGAAGATGCCAGACAAGCTTCTCATATTGCTTGTACCATTGAAATGTGCAACACAAACACACCTTGTACGTATACTCAATTGTTTCACTCACATCTATGGGATCTTTGTGTGTTATCGCTGGGACTCTGTGGGGTAGCATAACTATTCCTTTTCACTCCTGTTGGAATAATTTCTGTACTATGTTAGAGCAGTTTCAGTAAAACCTGGGTCATCTTAGTGTAGTATTTTTGGTGGTAGAGGTTTAGCTTGATTTCAGCAActttttttggaaagcatttgTGGTATTCCTGTGTAGTACTGCTGTTCCTTGGTGcatcatatttttttgtttgtttttaagatgaagTTGCGGTGATTGATGAAATTCAGATGATCAGAGATCCTGCCAGAGGATGGGCTTGGACAAGAGCCCTTCTGGGTAAGCTTGATAGTGTTGACAATTAACTTTTGTTCATGGGTAGATATAACTAATTACAATAGTGCTTAATTTAATGTGAGTTGAAATGTATTGTCCTCAATGTTTTTAGCATGCAAAATGTAGTTTTTGGGTAACTGTTTATGTCAGCCAAGCTGCTGTTGCATATAAATGtgtaacattttgcattttgtttcactGGGTCTTGTTTAGGACTCTGTGCAGATGAAATCCATGTTTGTGGAGAAGGTGCTGCTATTGATTTGGTGACAGAGCTCATGTACACTACAGGGGAGGAAGTTGAGGTAAACTTTTTAGTTCGGTGAAGTTATGGGTAGAACATAAGTTCTTCTTGCTGAGAAAGCAAACTAAAATGTGGGTTCTTGTCTGGGGTACCACTGATCAAACCGACTCTTGCAGTAGTTCTTGTTAAAATGTTTCTCAATTCCTGTAAACTGAAGGAAATGTTGTaaagtgttttgtgttttttttgttctgtttttcttaaagaaaggtAATTGCTTTGCTGACTTCTCCTTAGGGAATGCTGCAGCTGTATAGTGACtttctttgcagttctgttCTTCCTAGATAGAGCCATTTCCCTCATTTGGCTCAAGTTACTTGATCTGTTTTTAGTTATTCTCCATACGATGAGAGAAAGAGTCAAAAGAGCTTTCATCTCTAGAAGAAAGCGATTGAAAAATCTCTGAAACCCAAATTTCCTATCATAAATACTGCTGTCTTCAGGAGGTTCCTTTCTGAACCTTAGTAAAACCAACACAATTTGGTCCTAAGAAAATCTAGCCTGCATAATTTCCTGGTGAACAGCTGTGGCTTTACATATCTGTGGTTGCTGGGTTGTGTAGCTCTGAAAGAGGACCAGCTACAACATTTGGAtgactgaaatactgaaaacactAATTTCTTACTAGAATAACTGCTGTTATGTAGTCTGTGTGTTTCTTCGCTTTAAGCTAGCTGACATATAAAAATGCGTAGTCCGTCTGTTTGAAAAGGCCTTATGGTTCTCAGCTTGAGAAATGCTGCAAGTATGCGATTGTACCTTTTTTCAAGTAATTATTGGAAGAAATAATTACTGTCTGTAACAGATCCCTCAGTGTTACAGTCGATTGGGATGGTAACTTTGCTGTGTGATCTTCCAGAGGATTTTTTCATCTAAAATCATGTTATCTTTGATAACTCCTTTGATTCTAGGTCCGAAACTACAAGAGACTCACCCCTCTTACTGTGTTGGATTATGCCTTAGAGTCTTTAGATAACCTCCAGCCTGGGGACTGCATTGTTTGTTTCAGTAAGAATGACATTTATTCTGTCAGTCGACAGATTGAAGCTAGAGGATTAGAATGCGCTGTCATATATGGCAGTCTGCCACCAGGTAAAGCATCCctccctttgtttttaaaagaatcttctgattttgctgcttttgtaggaaaacttaaaatgaaattttagttGCATTTAAATATAGTGAGAGACTTCTGTTGACTGATGTTGTAATCTCGGTGTTAGACATTGTATTATGTACTATTATATTACTTAATATTGTTCTTCAGATAGGCTTAATTAAATTAAGTCTATCAACAGCTCTGGGAATGATTTTAATCTCTGCTGTCCCTCTAACCCCAACCACAGCCAAATACCAAccaaataaaaagtttttttctcaaCTTATTTTAAAGTCATCAATCTTAGTGAtacactgtatttattttataagaaGTGCTTGCCATGTGAAGTTTCTGTCATTCTGCTTTAGGAACAAAACTTGAACAGGCAAAGAAATTCAATGATCCCAATGACCCATGCAAAATTTTAGTTGCTACAGATGCCATTGGAATGGGACTCAATTTGTAAGTACTCTGGGCAGGTTACAGTATGATTTTTTTGGATCTAATACCTGCATTAGTTTCCTTACTTGTTTCTGGATAACACAGTACatacattttaattctgaaatactgaTAAATTTGACTGTGAAGGGCTAAGCTTTAATTTAAATGGCTTATTTGACCTAATTCTGTGTTAGAGGATGGGAGGAACCTGCTTCACTCTAAACCTATAGAGGTTTAGATTGGTTGtgatgaagaatttcttcacagagtggctgagcattggaacaggctgctcagggagggtATGGAgttgccatccctggagatatttaGGAGACATGCGGATGTGATGCTAAGGGACGTGCTTTAGTGGTACCCTTTTGAATATGATATGTTCCTAAGCAGCGTCTGTAGCCACTTACTTTACAGGAGAAGCCTTAGAAAATAAGGCTTTCATTCTTCTGTAGTGGCTTATATATTGGAAATAGTTTGCAAAAAGGAttcctctctgtttttgtttatatatttcaGGTgtataaaaagaataatttttaactCAATAGTAAAGCCAACTGTcaatgaaaaaggagaaaaggaaatagattCAATTACAACCTCTCAGGCTCTACAAATCGCAGGCCGAGCTGGGCGTTTTGGCTCATCTTTCAAGCAAGGAGAAGTCACTACAATGCACCGTGATGACTTACTGCAGCTGAAGGAGATCTTGAGCGAGTCTGTGCCCCCAGTGAAGGTGAGAGGCTCGCTACCCAGTTTGTGCAGATGCGCTCCGGAGCACATCTGATCCCGAACGAATTTTCTTTGTGTCTGCTTTCAACTTAGTAACAAAAATGAATTGTGTCATGCTGGAGTGGAGTGACTTGGAATATATGGCCTGTCTGGaagcctgaaatattttcagttatattGCAACTGcttgtatttttaagaatttaaagCTCAGACATTGGAGTGTGCTCTAAAAATGGAACTCTGTAGGGTGGTCTggagttttatctttctggattttgtgTCTGATGCACAACATAAGAACAATTCTGAGAATTAATGGAAAATGTTAtctctatttttccctttaggCTGCTGGCCTGCATCCTACTCCCGAGCAGATAGAAATGTTTGCTTATCATCTCCCTGACGCCACTCTATCTAATCTAATTGTAAGAACAATCAAAACTATTAGCTTCCATAGCATTGTTCATTGTCACTGTTTTCCTAGAAACCAGTACTGTGGGAATGTAACAGACAGCTTGTAAGGCATGTAttgtttgctgatgata is part of the Numida meleagris isolate 19003 breed g44 Domestic line chromosome 5, NumMel1.0, whole genome shotgun sequence genome and harbors:
- the SUPV3L1 gene encoding ATP-dependent RNA helicase SUPV3L1, mitochondrial isoform X1; the encoded protein is MRRCAWPLLRLSARAGLGLRHGGAVRLCPAAASSSSSSSGGGGGGLRAPDTSLFVPVPLKPIEDAAEEDVGAELTRPLDKGEVLKNLNKFYKRKEIQRLGTENGLDARLFHQAFISFRKYIMESSSVSADLHIILNDICCGAGHVDDLFPFFLRHAKQIFPMLDCMDDLRKISDLRLPPNWYPEARAIQRKIIFHAGPTNSGKTYHAIQRFLSAKSGIYCGPLKLLAHEIFQKSNAANVPCDLVTGEERVYASEDARQASHIACTIEMCNTNTPYEVAVIDEIQMIRDPARGWAWTRALLGLCADEIHVCGEGAAIDLVTELMYTTGEEVEVRNYKRLTPLTVLDYALESLDNLQPGDCIVCFSKNDIYSVSRQIEARGLECAVIYGSLPPGTKLEQAKKFNDPNDPCKILVATDAIGMGLNLCIKRIIFNSIVKPTVNEKGEKEIDSITTSQALQIAGRAGRFGSSFKQGEVTTMHRDDLLQLKEILSESVPPVKAAGLHPTPEQIEMFAYHLPDATLSNLIDIFVSLSQVDGLYFVCNIDDFKFLADMIQHIPLNLRSRYVFCTAPLNRKEPFVCTTLLKFARQFSRNEPLTFDWLCRHTKWPLAPPKNIKELVHLEAVHDVFDLYLWLSYRFMDMFPDAVLVRDIQKKLDDIIQIGVCNITKLIRASQSGAASGAAEVMSEGFPLSRTKRDARTVSDHHDAKSTEPLSIALGVPGEGRAKSLRSYRSATKQEDLKSHGRGSLANRLLREGLLTQEMLRQLESEWQDQRRSGRYGLSSRRNDQSSSKEMGKKKK
- the SUPV3L1 gene encoding ATP-dependent RNA helicase SUPV3L1, mitochondrial isoform X2 is translated as MLDCMDDLRKISDLRLPPNWYPEARAIQRKIIFHAGPTNSGKTYHAIQRFLSAKSGIYCGPLKLLAHEIFQKSNAANVPCDLVTGEERVYASEDARQASHIACTIEMCNTNTPYEVAVIDEIQMIRDPARGWAWTRALLGLCADEIHVCGEGAAIDLVTELMYTTGEEVEVRNYKRLTPLTVLDYALESLDNLQPGDCIVCFSKNDIYSVSRQIEARGLECAVIYGSLPPGTKLEQAKKFNDPNDPCKILVATDAIGMGLNLCIKRIIFNSIVKPTVNEKGEKEIDSITTSQALQIAGRAGRFGSSFKQGEVTTMHRDDLLQLKEILSESVPPVKAAGLHPTPEQIEMFAYHLPDATLSNLIDIFVSLSQVDGLYFVCNIDDFKFLADMIQHIPLNLRSRYVFCTAPLNRKEPFVCTTLLKFARQFSRNEPLTFDWLCRHTKWPLAPPKNIKELVHLEAVHDVFDLYLWLSYRFMDMFPDAVLVRDIQKKLDDIIQIGVCNITKLIRASQSGAASGAAEVMSEGFPLSRTKRDARTVSDHHDAKSTEPLSIALGVPGEGRAKSLRSYRSATKQEDLKSHGRGSLANRLLREGLLTQEMLRQLESEWQDQRRSGRYGLSSRRNDQSSSKEMGKKKK
- the SUPV3L1 gene encoding ATP-dependent RNA helicase SUPV3L1, mitochondrial isoform X3, whose protein sequence is MRSSKRNVPCDLVTGEERVYASEDARQASHIACTIEMCNTNTPYEVAVIDEIQMIRDPARGWAWTRALLGLCADEIHVCGEGAAIDLVTELMYTTGEEVEVRNYKRLTPLTVLDYALESLDNLQPGDCIVCFSKNDIYSVSRQIEARGLECAVIYGSLPPGTKLEQAKKFNDPNDPCKILVATDAIGMGLNLCIKRIIFNSIVKPTVNEKGEKEIDSITTSQALQIAGRAGRFGSSFKQGEVTTMHRDDLLQLKEILSESVPPVKAAGLHPTPEQIEMFAYHLPDATLSNLIDIFVSLSQVDGLYFVCNIDDFKFLADMIQHIPLNLRSRYVFCTAPLNRKEPFVCTTLLKFARQFSRNEPLTFDWLCRHTKWPLAPPKNIKELVHLEAVHDVFDLYLWLSYRFMDMFPDAVLVRDIQKKLDDIIQIGVCNITKLIRASQSGAASGAAEVMSEGFPLSRTKRDARTVSDHHDAKSTEPLSIALGVPGEGRAKSLRSYRSATKQEDLKSHGRGSLANRLLREGLLTQEMLRQLESEWQDQRRSGRYGLSSRRNDQSSSKEMGKKKK